The Vicia villosa cultivar HV-30 ecotype Madison, WI linkage group LG1, Vvil1.0, whole genome shotgun sequence genome includes a region encoding these proteins:
- the LOC131643646 gene encoding UDP-rhamnose/UDP-galactose transporter 6, producing the protein MAPSSKAEKKAAVDAAAWMFNVVTSVGIIIVNKALMGGYGFSFATTLTGLHFVTTTLMTIVLRMLGYIQPSHLPLSELLKFVFFANFSIVGMNVSLMWNSVGFYQIAKLSMIPVSCLLEVCLDKIRYSRDTKLSIGVVLLGVGVCTVTDVSVNTKGFVAAFIAVWSTSLQQYYVHYLQRKYSLSSFSLLGHTAPAQAGSLLLLGPLLDYWLTNNRVDRYAYDTPSVMFIILSCTIAVGTNLSQFICIGRFTAVSFQVLGHMKTILVLVMGFFFFGKEGLNLHVVVGMIIAVVGMMWYGNASSKPGGKERWSHSLPTNKTESRS; encoded by the exons ATGGCTCCTTCTAGTAAGGCTGAGAAGAAGGCAGCCGTAGATGCTGCTGCGTGGATGTTCAACGTTGTCACTTCTGTTGGAATTATCATTGTAAACAAAGCTTTGATGGGCGGTTATGGCTTCAGTTTTG CTACAACATTAACTGGTCTTCATTTTGTTACAACAACTTTGATGACGATCGTACTACGGATGCTGGGATACATCCAGCCTTCTCATCTTCCATTGTCCGAACTTCTAAAATTTGTTTTCTTTGCTAACTTCTCTATTGTTGGAATGAACGTCAGTCTTATGTGGAACTCAGTTGGATTCTATCAA ATTGCCAAATTGAGTATGATACCTGTGTCCTGCTTGTTGGAAGTTTGTTTGGACAAGATTCGCTATTCAAGAGACACAAAACTGAGCATAGGTGTTGTTCTTTTGGGCGTTGGTGTTTGCACTGTCACTGACGTGAGTGTAAACACAAAAGGTTTTGTTGCCGCCTTTATAGCAGTGTGGAGCACTTCTCTGCAGCAATAT TATGTTCATTATCTTCAACGGAAGTATTCGCTAAGTTCTTTCAGCCTTTTGGGACATACAGCACCCGCACAGGCTGGATCGCTACTCTTATTAGGCCCTCTTCTAGATTATTGGTTGACCAACAACAGAGTTGACCGATATGCTTACGATACACCCTCTGTG ATGTTCATAATCCTGTCATGCACCATTGCAGTTGGGACCAACCTCAGCCAATTCATCTGCATTGGCAGATTTACTGCTGTGTCTTTCCAAGTACTTGGTCATATGAAGACAATACTTGTTTTAGTAATGGGATTCTTTTTCTTTGGAAAGGAAGGTCTCAATCTTCATGTAGTTGTAGGTATGATAATAGCTGTGGTTGGAATGATGTGGTATGGCAATGCGTCATCGAAGCCTGGCGGGAAGGAGCGTTGGAGTCATTCCCTCCCCACCAACAAAACAGAAAGCCGGTCATAG
- the LOC131643647 gene encoding small ribosomal subunit protein uS13z/uS13y/uS13x-like has protein sequence MSLVANEEFQHILRVLNTNVDGKQKIMFAMTSIKGIGRRFSNICCKKADIDTNKRAGELSAAELDNLMTVVANPRQFKIPDWFLNRKKDYKDGKFSQVVSNQLDMKLRDDLERLKKIRNHRGLRHYWGLRVRGQHTKTTGRRGKTVGVSKKR, from the exons ATG TCTTTGGTGGCGAACGAAGAATTTCAGCACATTCTGCGTGTGCTGAACACCAACGTCGATGGAAAGCAGAAGATCATGTTCGCAATGACCTCTATCAAGGGTATTGGAAGGCGATTCTCTAACATCTGCTGTAAGAAAGCTGATATTGACACGAACAAAAG GGCTGGTGAGTTGAGTGCTGCAGAGTTGGATAATTTGATGACAGTGGTTGCAAACCCTCGTCAATTCAAGATACCCGATTGGTTCTTGAATAGGAAGAAGGATTACAAGGATGGTAAATTCTCTCAAGTCGTCTCCAATCAACTTGATATGAAGTTGAGGGATGACTTGGAGAGACTCAAGAAAATCAG AAACCATCGTGGTTTGAGGCACTATTGGGGCCTCCGTGTTCGAGGTCAGCATACCAAGACTACTGGCCGTAGAGGAAAGACTGTCGGTGTCTCAAAGAAGCGTTAA
- the LOC131643648 gene encoding protein GIGANTEA-like isoform X1, giving the protein MGSTMAATSERWIDRLQFSSLFWPPPQDGQQKKDQIAAYVEYLIQFTSEQFADDIAELIRNRYPSKEILLFDDVLATFVLHHPEHGHAVVLPIISCIIDGTLVYDKTSPPFASLISLVCPKNENEYSEQWALACGEILRILTHYNRPIYKMERQSSETERSSSGSLATTSEPLNGKAVNNALAQEKKPIRPLSPWITDILLAAPVGIRSDYFRWCSGVMGKYAAGELKPPSTASSRGSGKHPQLVPSTPRWAVANGAGVILSVCDDEVARNETAILTAAAVPALLLPPPTTALDEHLVAGLPALEPYARLFHRYYAIATPSATQRLLLGLLEAPPSWAPDALDAAVQLVELLRAAEEYASGIRLPRNWMHLHFLRAIGTAMSMRAGIAADAAAALLFRILSQPALLFPPLRQVDGVEVQHEPLGGYISSYSKQIEVPAAEASIDATAQGIASMLCAHGPEVEWRICTIWEAAYGLIPANSSAVDLPEIIVAAPLQPPILSWNLYIPLLKVLEYLPRGSPSEACLMKIFAATVEAILQRTFPPESSREQNGKANYLFGIGSASKNLAVAELRTMVHSLFLESCASVELSSRLLFVVLTVCVSHEAQFSGSKKPKGEDNYSVEEIIEDLQAISEIRKERKNRKVKKQGPVAAFDSYVMAAVCALACELQLFPLLSRGNNHSLSNNGQEIAKPVTLHGSSQDLQNGLESAVRHTHRILAILEALFSLKPSSVGTPWSYSSNEIVAAAMVAAHVSELFRRSKACMHALSVLIRCKWNKEIHSRASSLYNLIDIHSKVVASIVNKAEPLEATLIHAPIYKDSLICHDGKRKNRSENSGCSDSRQTSTVPLEDSTPSKHSHKSGRTPCSNEEASGYNLGKGVTGFSLEASDLANFLTMDRHIGLNCNTQIFLISMLSEKQELCFSVVSLLWHKLIASPETQPCSESTSAQQGWRQVVDALCNVVSAAPAKAATAVVLQAEKELQPWIAKDDDLGQKMWRINQRIVKLIVELMRNHDSSESLVILASASDLLLRATDGMLVDGEACTLPQLELLEATARAIQPVLEFGEPGMAVADGLSNLLKCRLAATIRCLCHPSAHVRTLSVSVLRDILNTSSIRCSPKPLRINGNHNPSYPYFKLDVVDWQADIEKCLTCEAHSRISAGLPIKFLDTAAKELGCAISI; this is encoded by the exons ATGGGTTCTACTATGGCTGCTACAAGTGAAAGGTGGATCGATCGTCTTCAATTTTCCTCACTGTTTTGGCCTCCTCCTCAAGATGGTCAGCAGAAAAAG GATCAAATTGCTGCATATGTTGAGTACTTGATTCAGTTTACATCAGAGCAATTTGCCGACGATATTGCTGAG TTGATCCGCAACCGTTACCCGTCGAAGGAAATTCTCCtctttgatgatgttttgg CAACATTTGTCCTTCATCATCCAGAGCATGGGCATGCAGTTGTACTTCCAATTATTTCATGTATTATCGACGGTACACTAGTCTATGATAAGACTAGTCCTCCATTTGCTTCTTTGATATCTTTAGTCTGCCCAAAAAATGAG AACGAATATTCAGAACAATGGGCTTTGGCATGTGGTGAAATTTTGCGTATTTTAACTCACTACAACCGCCCCATTTACAAAATGGAAAGGCAATCGAGTGAGACTGAAAGAAGCAGTAGTGGCAGTCTTGCAACAACTAGTGAGCCTCTTAATGGGAAAGCTGTCAACAATGCTTTGGCACAAGAGAAAAAACCTATTAGGCCCCTGTCCCCCTGGATTACTGATATTTTGTTGGCTGCCCCTGTAGGCATTAGAAGTGACTATTTCCGGTG GTGCAGTGGTGTTATGGGCAAATATGCTGCAGGAGAACTCAAGCCTCCATCAACTG CCTCTTCCCGTGGTTCTGGGAAGCATCCTCAACTCGTGCCTTCGACTCCAAGATGGGCTGTTGCTAATGGTGCTGGTGTTATATTAAGTGTTTGTGATGATGAAGTTGCTCGCAATGAAACTGCTATTTTAACAGCAGCCGCTGTTCCTGCATTATTGCTTCCTCCTCCAACCACAGCTCTAGATGAGCATCTTGTTGCTGGATTACCAGCTCTAGAGCCATATGCACGCTTATTTCATAG ATATTATGCAATTGCTACTCCAAGTGCTACACAAAGACTTCTTCTTGGACTTCTTGAAGCACCCCCGTCGTGGGCTCCAGATGCACTTGATGCTGCTGTGCAGCTTGTGGAGCTTCTTCGAGCTGCTGAAGAGTATGCTTCTGGCATAAGG CTTCCTAGAAATTGGATGCATTTGCATTTCTTGCGTGCAATAGGGACTGCAATGTCCATGAGAGCTGGCATAGCTGCTGATGCTGCAGCTGCTTTGCTTTTCCGTATACTATCACAGCCAGCACTGCTTTTTCCTCCACTTAGACAAGTTGATGGAGTTGAAGTTCAGCATGAACCTTTGGGCGGTTATATTTCATCCTACAGCAAGCAGATAGAAGTTCCTGCTGCTGAGGCTTCTATTGACGCTACTGCCCAAGGCATTGCATCAATGCTGTGCGCTCATGGTCCAGAAGTTGAATGGAGAATTTGCACCATTTGGGAAGCTGCTTATGGCCTGATTCCTGCTAATTCGTCAGCTGTTGATCTTCCAGAAATAATAGTTGCAGCCCCACTCCAACCGCCCATACTGTCGTGGAATTTGTATATACCTTTACTTAAGGTCCTGGAATATCTTCCTCGAGGAAGCCCATCAGAAGCATGTCTCATGAAAATATTTGCTGCTACAGTGGAAGCTATTCTTCAGAGGACATTTCCACCCGAATCCAGTAGAGAACAAAACGGAAAAGCAAATTACCTCTTTGGCATTGGTTCAGCCTCTAAAAACCTTGCTGTGGCAGAACTCCGCACTATGGTTCATTCACTTTTTTTAGAATCGTGTGCCTCTGTAGAGCTTTCTTCCCGTCTACTTTTTGTTGTCTTGACCGTTTGTGTCAGTCACGAAGCCCAATTCAGTGGAAGCAAGAAGCCTAAAGGTGAAGATAATTATTCAGTTGAGGAAATCATTGAGGATTTACAAGCAATATCTGAAatccgaaaagaaagaaaaaataggaaAGTGAAGAAGCAGGGTCCTGTAGCAGCATTTGATTCTTATGTTATGGCTGCTGTTTGTGCTCTTGCCTGTGAGCTTCAGTTGTTTCCTTTGCTTTCACGGGGAAATAATCATTCACTTTCCAATAATGGGCAAGAAATAGCTAAGCCCGTTACACTTCATGGATCATCCCAAGATTTGCAGAATGGTCTCGAATCGGCAGTCCGCCATACTCACAGAATTTTAGCTATTTTAGAGGCACTATTTTCATTAAAGCCTTCTTCGGTTGGCACCCCATGGAGTTACAGCTCAAATGAGATAGTGGCAGCAGCTATGGTTGCTGCACATGTTTCTGAACTATTTAGACGGTCAAAAGCTTGCATGCATGCCTTGTCGGTTTTGATACGTTGCAAATGGAATAAAGAAATTCACTCCAGGGCATCATCATTATATAATCTCATAGATATCCACAGTAAAGTTGTTGCATCTATAGTGAATAAAGCAGAACCATTAGAAGCAACCTTAATTCACGCACCAATTTACAAGGACTCCCTTATTTGTCATGATGGTAAAAGAAAGAATCGGAGCGAAAATAGTGGCTGCTCTGACTCTAGGCAGACATCTACTGTACCTTTGGAAGATTCAACACCATCAAAACATAGCCATAAATCTGGAAGAACTCCATGTTCAAATGAAGAAGCATCAGGGTATAACTTGGGTAAAGGTGTCACTGGTTTTTCGTTGGAGGCTTCTGACTTAGCCAATTTCCTCACAATGGACAGGCATATTGGGTTGAATTGCAACACACAAATTTTTCTGATATCCATGCTGTCTGAGAAACAGGAATTATGTTTCTCTGTAGTTTCCCTACTATGGCACAAGTTGATTGCATCTCCTGAAACTCAACCATGTTCCGAAAGCACTTCTGCACAACAGGGATGGAGACAG GTTGTCGATGCATTATGCAATGTTGTATCAGCCGCGCCGGCCAAAGCAGCTACAGCTGTTGTTCTTCAG GCGGAAAAGGAATTGCAACCCTGGATAGCCAAGGATGACGATCTAGGTCAGAAGATGTGGAGAATCAATCAGCGGATTGTTAAATTGATAGTGGAGCTTATGAGGAACCATGATAGTTCCGAATCATTGGTAATTCTAGCAAGTGCGTCAGATTTATTGCTGCGAGCCACAGATGGGATGCTTGTTGATGGAGAAGCTTGCACTTTACCACAGCTAGAG CTTTTGGAAGCAACAGCTAGAGCAATTCAGCCGGTGCTTGAGTTTGGAGAGCCAGGAATGGCTGTGGCAGATGGCCTTTCAAACCTTTTAAAG TGTCGTCTAGCAGCTACCATTAGATGCCTTTGTCATCCAAGTGCACATGTCCGCACTTTGAGCGTGTCAGTGCTTCGCGATATTCTGAATACCAGCTCAATCAGGTGTAGTCCTAAACCACTGCGAATCAACGGCAACCACAACCCCTCTTATCCATACTTCAAGTTGGACGTCGTCGATTGGCAAGCTGACATAGAAAAATGCTTGACATGTGAAGCTCACAGCAGAATTTCAGCTGGATTGCCTATTAAGTTTCTTGACACTGCTGCCAAAGAATTAGGCTGTGCTATTTCCATATGA
- the LOC131643648 gene encoding protein GIGANTEA-like isoform X2 encodes MERQSSETERSSSGSLATTSEPLNGKAVNNALAQEKKPIRPLSPWITDILLAAPVGIRSDYFRWCSGVMGKYAAGELKPPSTASSRGSGKHPQLVPSTPRWAVANGAGVILSVCDDEVARNETAILTAAAVPALLLPPPTTALDEHLVAGLPALEPYARLFHRYYAIATPSATQRLLLGLLEAPPSWAPDALDAAVQLVELLRAAEEYASGIRLPRNWMHLHFLRAIGTAMSMRAGIAADAAAALLFRILSQPALLFPPLRQVDGVEVQHEPLGGYISSYSKQIEVPAAEASIDATAQGIASMLCAHGPEVEWRICTIWEAAYGLIPANSSAVDLPEIIVAAPLQPPILSWNLYIPLLKVLEYLPRGSPSEACLMKIFAATVEAILQRTFPPESSREQNGKANYLFGIGSASKNLAVAELRTMVHSLFLESCASVELSSRLLFVVLTVCVSHEAQFSGSKKPKGEDNYSVEEIIEDLQAISEIRKERKNRKVKKQGPVAAFDSYVMAAVCALACELQLFPLLSRGNNHSLSNNGQEIAKPVTLHGSSQDLQNGLESAVRHTHRILAILEALFSLKPSSVGTPWSYSSNEIVAAAMVAAHVSELFRRSKACMHALSVLIRCKWNKEIHSRASSLYNLIDIHSKVVASIVNKAEPLEATLIHAPIYKDSLICHDGKRKNRSENSGCSDSRQTSTVPLEDSTPSKHSHKSGRTPCSNEEASGYNLGKGVTGFSLEASDLANFLTMDRHIGLNCNTQIFLISMLSEKQELCFSVVSLLWHKLIASPETQPCSESTSAQQGWRQVVDALCNVVSAAPAKAATAVVLQAEKELQPWIAKDDDLGQKMWRINQRIVKLIVELMRNHDSSESLVILASASDLLLRATDGMLVDGEACTLPQLELLEATARAIQPVLEFGEPGMAVADGLSNLLKCRLAATIRCLCHPSAHVRTLSVSVLRDILNTSSIRCSPKPLRINGNHNPSYPYFKLDVVDWQADIEKCLTCEAHSRISAGLPIKFLDTAAKELGCAISI; translated from the exons ATGGAAAGGCAATCGAGTGAGACTGAAAGAAGCAGTAGTGGCAGTCTTGCAACAACTAGTGAGCCTCTTAATGGGAAAGCTGTCAACAATGCTTTGGCACAAGAGAAAAAACCTATTAGGCCCCTGTCCCCCTGGATTACTGATATTTTGTTGGCTGCCCCTGTAGGCATTAGAAGTGACTATTTCCGGTG GTGCAGTGGTGTTATGGGCAAATATGCTGCAGGAGAACTCAAGCCTCCATCAACTG CCTCTTCCCGTGGTTCTGGGAAGCATCCTCAACTCGTGCCTTCGACTCCAAGATGGGCTGTTGCTAATGGTGCTGGTGTTATATTAAGTGTTTGTGATGATGAAGTTGCTCGCAATGAAACTGCTATTTTAACAGCAGCCGCTGTTCCTGCATTATTGCTTCCTCCTCCAACCACAGCTCTAGATGAGCATCTTGTTGCTGGATTACCAGCTCTAGAGCCATATGCACGCTTATTTCATAG ATATTATGCAATTGCTACTCCAAGTGCTACACAAAGACTTCTTCTTGGACTTCTTGAAGCACCCCCGTCGTGGGCTCCAGATGCACTTGATGCTGCTGTGCAGCTTGTGGAGCTTCTTCGAGCTGCTGAAGAGTATGCTTCTGGCATAAGG CTTCCTAGAAATTGGATGCATTTGCATTTCTTGCGTGCAATAGGGACTGCAATGTCCATGAGAGCTGGCATAGCTGCTGATGCTGCAGCTGCTTTGCTTTTCCGTATACTATCACAGCCAGCACTGCTTTTTCCTCCACTTAGACAAGTTGATGGAGTTGAAGTTCAGCATGAACCTTTGGGCGGTTATATTTCATCCTACAGCAAGCAGATAGAAGTTCCTGCTGCTGAGGCTTCTATTGACGCTACTGCCCAAGGCATTGCATCAATGCTGTGCGCTCATGGTCCAGAAGTTGAATGGAGAATTTGCACCATTTGGGAAGCTGCTTATGGCCTGATTCCTGCTAATTCGTCAGCTGTTGATCTTCCAGAAATAATAGTTGCAGCCCCACTCCAACCGCCCATACTGTCGTGGAATTTGTATATACCTTTACTTAAGGTCCTGGAATATCTTCCTCGAGGAAGCCCATCAGAAGCATGTCTCATGAAAATATTTGCTGCTACAGTGGAAGCTATTCTTCAGAGGACATTTCCACCCGAATCCAGTAGAGAACAAAACGGAAAAGCAAATTACCTCTTTGGCATTGGTTCAGCCTCTAAAAACCTTGCTGTGGCAGAACTCCGCACTATGGTTCATTCACTTTTTTTAGAATCGTGTGCCTCTGTAGAGCTTTCTTCCCGTCTACTTTTTGTTGTCTTGACCGTTTGTGTCAGTCACGAAGCCCAATTCAGTGGAAGCAAGAAGCCTAAAGGTGAAGATAATTATTCAGTTGAGGAAATCATTGAGGATTTACAAGCAATATCTGAAatccgaaaagaaagaaaaaataggaaAGTGAAGAAGCAGGGTCCTGTAGCAGCATTTGATTCTTATGTTATGGCTGCTGTTTGTGCTCTTGCCTGTGAGCTTCAGTTGTTTCCTTTGCTTTCACGGGGAAATAATCATTCACTTTCCAATAATGGGCAAGAAATAGCTAAGCCCGTTACACTTCATGGATCATCCCAAGATTTGCAGAATGGTCTCGAATCGGCAGTCCGCCATACTCACAGAATTTTAGCTATTTTAGAGGCACTATTTTCATTAAAGCCTTCTTCGGTTGGCACCCCATGGAGTTACAGCTCAAATGAGATAGTGGCAGCAGCTATGGTTGCTGCACATGTTTCTGAACTATTTAGACGGTCAAAAGCTTGCATGCATGCCTTGTCGGTTTTGATACGTTGCAAATGGAATAAAGAAATTCACTCCAGGGCATCATCATTATATAATCTCATAGATATCCACAGTAAAGTTGTTGCATCTATAGTGAATAAAGCAGAACCATTAGAAGCAACCTTAATTCACGCACCAATTTACAAGGACTCCCTTATTTGTCATGATGGTAAAAGAAAGAATCGGAGCGAAAATAGTGGCTGCTCTGACTCTAGGCAGACATCTACTGTACCTTTGGAAGATTCAACACCATCAAAACATAGCCATAAATCTGGAAGAACTCCATGTTCAAATGAAGAAGCATCAGGGTATAACTTGGGTAAAGGTGTCACTGGTTTTTCGTTGGAGGCTTCTGACTTAGCCAATTTCCTCACAATGGACAGGCATATTGGGTTGAATTGCAACACACAAATTTTTCTGATATCCATGCTGTCTGAGAAACAGGAATTATGTTTCTCTGTAGTTTCCCTACTATGGCACAAGTTGATTGCATCTCCTGAAACTCAACCATGTTCCGAAAGCACTTCTGCACAACAGGGATGGAGACAG GTTGTCGATGCATTATGCAATGTTGTATCAGCCGCGCCGGCCAAAGCAGCTACAGCTGTTGTTCTTCAG GCGGAAAAGGAATTGCAACCCTGGATAGCCAAGGATGACGATCTAGGTCAGAAGATGTGGAGAATCAATCAGCGGATTGTTAAATTGATAGTGGAGCTTATGAGGAACCATGATAGTTCCGAATCATTGGTAATTCTAGCAAGTGCGTCAGATTTATTGCTGCGAGCCACAGATGGGATGCTTGTTGATGGAGAAGCTTGCACTTTACCACAGCTAGAG CTTTTGGAAGCAACAGCTAGAGCAATTCAGCCGGTGCTTGAGTTTGGAGAGCCAGGAATGGCTGTGGCAGATGGCCTTTCAAACCTTTTAAAG TGTCGTCTAGCAGCTACCATTAGATGCCTTTGTCATCCAAGTGCACATGTCCGCACTTTGAGCGTGTCAGTGCTTCGCGATATTCTGAATACCAGCTCAATCAGGTGTAGTCCTAAACCACTGCGAATCAACGGCAACCACAACCCCTCTTATCCATACTTCAAGTTGGACGTCGTCGATTGGCAAGCTGACATAGAAAAATGCTTGACATGTGAAGCTCACAGCAGAATTTCAGCTGGATTGCCTATTAAGTTTCTTGACACTGCTGCCAAAGAATTAGGCTGTGCTATTTCCATATGA
- the LOC131643645 gene encoding uncharacterized protein LOC131643645, translating to MAKKRKSIATTLDEVDRTMYASFCSAANSLSQLHMHALNHQKLSFQAGQRHSLEKLYQWIWRQQEGGSRVATLDILNYIQNELDYFGEEQSVSPRAALPPATQVASSGFTVTPGSSCQTVVGQELGSEHCDNQPKSFEFPNALPSPVRRSLQHYQVGDGGNYLTGPSIGNGNQNTESSLFHQQSTAFSSNDSAMDMHSD from the exons ATGGCGAAGAAGAGAAAATCCATAGCCACGACGCTCGACGAAGTCGATCGAACCATGTATGCTTCGTTTTGTAGCGCTGCCAATTCTCTCTCACAGCTTCACATGCATGCGCTCAATCATCAGAAACTTTCCTTCCAAGCTGGTCAACGACATAGCCTC GAAAAACTTTATCAGTGGATCTGGAGACAGCAAGAGGGTGGATCAAGAGTTGCAACACTTGATATACTTAACTATATTCAG AATGAACTGGATTATTTTGGAGAGGAGCAATCTGTGTCGCCTAGAGCTGCACTACCACCAGCAACACAAGTAGCTAGTTCTGGCTTTACAGTAACACCCGGTTCTTCGTGCCAAACAGTTGTTGGGCAGGAACTTGGATCAGAGCACTGTGATAATCAACCTAAGAGTTTTGAGTTTCCGAATGCTTTGCCAAGCCCCGTTCGTCGAAGTCTTCAGCATTATCAAGTTGGTGACGGAGGGAACTACCTCACCGGACCCTCCATAGGGAATGGAAACCAGAACACTGAATCCAGCCTTTTTCACCAGCAAAGCACTGCATTCAGTTCCAACGATTCTGCCATGGACATGCATTCAGACTAG
- the LOC131613150 gene encoding small ribosomal subunit protein uS13z/uS13y/uS13x-like, with protein sequence MSLVANEEFQHILRVLNTNVDGKQKIMFAMTSIKGIGRRFSNICCKKADIDTNKRAGELSAAELDNLMTVVANPRQFKIPDWFLNRKKDYKDGKFSQVVSNQLDMKLRDDLERLKKIRNHRGLRHYWGLRVRGQHTKTTGRRGKTVGVSKKR encoded by the exons ATG TCTTTGGTGGCGAACGAAGAATTTCAGCACATTCTGCGTGTGCTGAACACCAACGTTGATGGAAAGCAGAAGATCATGTTCGCAATGACCTCCATCAAGGGTATTGGAAGGCGATTCTCTAACATCTGCTGTAAGAAAGCTGATATTGACACCAACAAAAG GGCTGGTGAATTGAGTGCTGCAGAGTTGGATAATTTGATGACAGTGGTTGCGAACCCTCGTCAATTCAAGATACCTGATTGGTTCTTGAATAGGAAGAAGGATTACAAAGATGGTAAATTCTCTCAAGTTGTCTCCAATCAACTTGATATGAAGTTGAGGGATGATCTGGAGAGACTCAAGAAAATCAG AAACCACCGTGGTTTGAGGCATTACTGGGGCCTTCGTGTTCGTGGTCAGCACACCAAGACTACTGGACGCAGAGGAAAGACTGTGGGTGTCTCAAAGAAGCGATAA